The genomic region CGGATTTCAGGGCCGAGAAGGGCAGTGGGAGCACGCCGCGAAAGGGCGCCGCGTCGATGGCGACGGTCGCCGACGCCAGGCCGCGTCCGGCGAGGATCTGCGCGAGCAGGCCGCCAAATGAATGGCCGACGATGGCGGGCTTTATGTCCAGCGCCCGAATAATCTCCGCAAAGTGATCGGCGACCTGGCCGACCGTCTTGTGCGCCATGACTTCCGGGTGCGCGTTCGCCTCGGCGACGGTCTCGGGATCGTCCGGCCAGCCGGGCGTAAGCGCGGTGTATCCGGCCTCCTCGAACATCGCCGCCCAGCGGTCCCAGCTGCTCGGCAGCAGCCAGAGGCCGTGGACGAATACGACCGGCGGGAGCGCCGTCGCATTCGCGCGTGCGACCTGCTGCATTTCATGCTCGGTGATTGTGACCGCCTCAGTGTGAGGAGCCACAGATGTTTCCGTTGTCATATCGGATTTCCTCTCCTTGGGTCTTTTTGCCTAACTCTGGATGGAAGCGAAGCCCCGGTAAGGCGCAGCGCCGCTCCGGGATTCGTGGTCTTGTCTTCAAAGACAACACCATTATTGCAGGCGAACGTTGCTGATAACGTTCCCGAATGTCAGGGAAAAGCGTTCCGCGTTCATTTGTCGTGTGAAAGTTCGATGCGCCGAAGAAATTTAGCGCCGCGCAGAGACCGGAGATATGGGAGAAACTGCGGTTTGCGGCGTCAGCACGAAGGCGTGGGTGACGCCGCCGACGAGACCTTTGCCGACGATTTGGCCGGCGTTGTTGACGCCGTCGGCGCACTGGAGCGTCCACTGCGGCGCGTTCGTCACGGCGCCGTTCAGGTCCACCACACGCCCGTCGGACCAGAGGACGGCGCGGGGCGGGGTGACGTCCGCGTTCACGCCGGACTGGCCGACGGCGACGCCCAGATCGTTGACCGCGCGCGCTTCGCTGTTGTCGTGTCCGGGCAGCGTCCCCAGATCGATCGCCTGCCCGTTATCCCAGAAGCAGGCGTGGACCGTGCCGTCGTCGGTCGAAGAGTAGCCGACCGCCTGTCCGCGCTGATTGACCGCGCAGGCGAGGCTGTTGTCGCCGCCCAGCGTCCCCAAATCCTGCATCACGCCGTTCTGCCAGAGAAAAGCGTGCGTGGGGCGGGTAAATCCATGCGCCGTTCGCTCCAGGTAGGTGCGCGCGAGGTCCGCCTTGCCCACGACCTGGCCGCTGTCGTTCACGCCGTACGCCATGCTGTGATCCCCGCCGAGCGTGCCGAGGATCTGCGTCTGACCGTTGGCGCAGAGAAACGCCTGCGTCATCAGGCCGCCCTGTGCGTCGTGCCCGCCCGCGCGGATACTGCCGACCACCCAGCCAAGATCGTTGACGCCGTGGGGCTCGTTATAGCGATATCGGGCGGGCAGCGCGGGCGACTTCTCCCCATCCTGCCAGAGCAGCGTGTGTGGGTAGTTGTCGTAATTGTAATAGGTGGCGGCGACGGCGCCCGCGTTGTTGATCGCGAGCGCCGCGCCGTAATGGTAGCGGCCAATCGCCCCGATCGGCGTCTCATGACCGTTGTCCCAGAGCAGCGCGCGCTCGTCGCGCGCTCCGGCGACCTGGCCTTTGTCATTGATCGCGAAACGGATCGCCGCTGAGGTCCCCACCGGTCCCAGATCCTGCAGCACATAGCGCAATGGGAGCGCGGCGCTGTCGCGCTTGAATCGGGGGGCGGCTTGCGTGCGCGCCGTCACATGGATCGGCAGCGCGGCGCACATCCCCGCCCCGCAAAGCGCGGCCGCCGCCAGACGCACGGAGGCGCGGTTCGTGTCCCAGCCGGGGCGCGCGACGTGCAGCAGCCGGCGCTTCGCCGCATGGTAAGCCGGGCGGATCCCCAGCGCCGCGCTCGGCGCGGCGGCTCCGGCGGACATGACCTTGAGCAGCAGGCGTCCGTACTGCACGGCGTCCAGCTGAGTCGCCGCAATCGCGGCGGCGTCGCAGGCTTCCTCGCGGGCGGCGTCGTATTCGCGCGCCGCAAGCCACAGAAGCGGGTGGAAGAAGAACAGCGCGCGCGCCAGCGTGGGGATGATCCCGAGCAGCAGGTCGCGGCGCTGTAAGTGCGCGATCTCATGCGCGAGCGCCATCCGCCGCTCACTCTCGGACAGATTGCGCGTGAATCCCGCCGGCGCGATCAGCACGGGACGCCAGAGTCCGGCGACAAAGGGGGAGGGGCAGTCCGCCGATTCGCGAACGGCAATCGCCGCGCGATATCCCATTTGCCGCGCCAGCGTCGACGCCTCGACCTGGGTTTGATCCGGCGCGATCGCAACGGCGCGCCGAAGCGCGCCGCGCACTCGCAGCCAGCCGCACATATTCCCAATGAGCATGGCCGTCGCGCCGAGCGCCCAGCCAGCGAACAGCGCTTGGGGAACCCAGGAAAATGGCGGGACATGCTTCGGCGCATGGCTGAGCGGGGCCGCCGGCGGGGCGGCGAAGGCGGTCACGGAATTGTTGGATTGGAGCGGCGGCGGCGAGTCGCCGCTTTGCGGGCGCAGCGGCTGAAAGAGCTTGGTGATCGGCGCGGCGGCCTTCGGCGCATGCGTCCCGCCGGGAAGCAGGGGCAAAGCGACGCCGCCGACGCAGCAAAGGCTGATGAGAAGCTTGGCGCTCGCCAGCCACCACAGCCAGCAGCGCGCCGAGGCGGGGATTCGCGGCGCAAACCGGCACAGCGCCCACACGACAAGGATCAGCGCGCCGCCCTGCACGGAGGCGCGCAGCATCGTGGCGGCCCAGACTTGCATCACCGGAGCGAAATGTGCGGTCCAGTCGCCTGCCATGGCGTTTATCCCTTTTTCGCCTGCATCGCGTCCAGCAGTTTTTGCAGATCGGCGACTTCTTCCTCGTTCAGATTTTGGTTCTCGGAGAGGTAAGCTACAAAGGGCGTCAGCGATCCGCCGAGCGTGCGGCTCACAAAGTCATGCACGAGGTTCTGCATCAAATCCTGTTTGCCTACGGCGGGAGCGTACTCAAACGATCCGCCGGACTTGGTCCGGGTCAAAAAACCCTTTTTGCGCAGGCGCTCCATCACCGTCAGGATCGTCGTGCGCGCCAGCCCCAGCGGCTCCCCGAACTGCACCGCGACATCGCGCACGGAGATCGGCGAGTGGTCCGTGATATAGCGGAGCACTTCCAGCTCCTGATCTCCCAGCATTGGCGGCTTCATCATAGCATCGTTATCCATTTCTCGAACATCAACGCCATTATATCGCAGGACTACGAGAGTAGTCAATGGGTTATTTTCTGCGATTTTCCGGGAAAGTACATTCCAGGATCGAACGCAATCGATGAAAGGAGAGAAGATTATGTCCGAAAAGAGCACCGCAATCGATCGGCGTGAGGACGTCAACCCCGACGAGGGCGTACGCGAGTACGGCGACGTGGAGTTTGCCGACACCAAAAACCATAAGTATCCGATTGACACGGAAAAGCATATCCGGGCGGCCTGGAGTTATATCAACCACAAAGACAACGCATCGAAGTATGATGCGGACGAGGTGGAGACGATCAAGCGGCGAATTAAGGCGGCGGCGAAGAAGAAGGATGTAGAGATCGAGTCAGAGTAGGTCTCTACTCCAGCGTTTCCGAGAGCCGCGCGAACGAATATCCTTTTTTCTTCAGGCCGGCGATCACGGCGGGGAGGGCTTCGGCGGTGTGCCAGCCTCGGCCGTTGACGTGCATGATGACGATGGAGCCGGGTTTGGTCCTGGCGAGGACCGTGCGGACGATATTGGGCGCGGTGACGTGCTTGTCGGGATCGCCGGTCACGACTTCCCAGGTGACGGACTTCATGCCGAATCGGGCGGCTTCCTGGATCACGCTGGCGTCGTATTCGCCGTAAGGCGGACGGAACAGACGCGCCTGACGGCCGGTGAGATTTTGGTGGACGGCCTGCGTTTTGCGCAGGTCGTCGTCCATCTGCGCCGTCGAGATCTTGGTCATATGCGGGTGCAGGTAAGAGTGGTCGCCGATTTCGAACAGGGGATTGGCGGCGAGCATCCGAGCCTGCGCCGGGTGCGTCTCCATCCAGTGGCCGCCGAGGAACAGGGTCGCGGGCGTGTGGGTGCGCGTGAGAATATCGATGATTTTGGCGTCGTAACCCGCCGGCTTGCGCGTTTCGCAGGCGTCGAACGAGAGCACGACCCACTTGTGCGTCCGCGCGCCGTGCGTGATGATTTGCGGCGAGACCGAAGCCAATCGCGGCGCGGGCGGCGAAACCGTCATCAGCGTCGACGCCATGAGCAAACCAATAAACAAATTTTAATCCTTGTGAGTTCGTAGCCTAAGGCAATAAGCTCCAGTCGCGCCGGAGCAATGCGTAGAGCGCCAGATCGTGATAAGCGCCCTTCCAAAATCCGCGTTCGCGCAGCAGGCCCTCTTCCTGGAAGCCAAGCCGCGACAGCAGATTTCGCGACGCCGTGTTCTGAGGGACGACAAGCGCTTCGATACGATTGAGGTGGATTGTCTTAAATCCAAAGTCCAGCATCGCCGTGAGCGCTTCGCGCATGAGGCCATGGCCCCAGTGCGCCGGATCGAGCTCATAGCCGATCTCGGCCTGGCGCGATTCGCTGTCCGCGTAACCATATCCGCAGGAGCCGACGACGCGGTTTGTCTCGTTCAGAACGATCGCCCAGCGGATTCGAGTCCCTTCAGTATACGCCACGTTTCGGCGTTTCACCAGAGCCTGCGCTTCTTCGATTTTTGTCAGCGGCCCGATATTGTAAAAGCGCACGACTTCCGGCTGCGAGAGGATCTGCAAAATATCCTCCGCGTCCGACGGCTGCGTTTCGCGCAGCCGCAGGCGGGGCGTCTCGATCTCGGGAAACTCGGAAAATGTAAACATGGACATAAGCGTTATCCCCACCAGAACGCGGCGGCGATGATCACATAGAGGCCGATGAGCGCCGCGCCCTCCAGCCAGATCGATTCGCCGTCATAAACGACGACCGTGGTTACGATCGCCGCCAGCGCGAGGACGGCGATGAGCAGCGGCGTGAGAACCAGGGTGAGATGCGCGCCGCCTAAGAAGAAGCTGAGCAGCACCAGCACGGGAATGAGGCCCAGAGACACTTGCAGCGAGCTGTTGAGGATGACGCTGACGGCAAAGTCCATGCGGTTCTTGATCGCCAGTTGAATCCCGACCACGTTTTCCACGGCGTTGCCGGCGATCGCCACCAAGACAAGGCCGGTGAACGCTTCCGACAGATGCAGGATACGGATCGCCGGCTTGAGCGCCTCGACAAACCAATCGGAAACAAACGCCGCGCCGACGCCCGCCGCGAGCAGGGTGACGATGGAGAGCCACATCGGCCATGCGTCCGGCGTCTCTTCCGCGCAAGGTTCGCAATCCGCCGGCGTCAGCGGTCCGCCTTTGATGGAGACCGGAAGGCTGACCAGGAAGACGATCAGCAGGACGATGGCGGCGGCGATGCTCAGCGTGTCCGGATGGCGTCCGGCGGCGGTGTGCAGGGTGTGCGCCAGCGTTGGGATCATCAGCCCGGAGACCGCCAGCAGCATCAGCGATGCGATCATGCGCGGCTGCTGCTTCCCGAATTTCTGCGCGCCGTTTTTGAGACCGCCGGCGAGAAACGCCAGACCGAGCACAAGCAGCGAGTTCGCCAGGATCGATCCGATGAGCGCCGATTGCACCACCGTCACCAGTCCCTGGCGCAGGGCAAAGATACAGATAAAGAGCTCCGGGAGGTTGCCGAGCGCGCTTTGCAGAACGCCCGTGGCCCCCGGGCCCAGCTTGCCGCCGAGCTGTTCCGTGGCCGAGCCGACCATGGACGCCAGCATTGCCAGCGCCACGGCGGTGATCACGAAAAGCAGCACGGGGTTGGCGTGTACGGAGATCGCAATTCCCGAAGCAATGGTCGCCGCGACGGCGACGAGCGCAATCGTACGGTCGCGTGAGGAGATAGTGGTCATCAAATAGAGCGCCCTTTGCCCCGACAGGGAGGATCTTAAGCCAGCCGCTCGGAGGAGAGTGTGTCGAGCTCCAGAGTGTCGCGGCGGCCGGCTAATAAGTGATAGTACCCAGCGCAGGTGATCATGGCGGCGTTGTCGGTGCAATAGACGGGCGGGGGCGCGGTCATGGGGAGGCCGGCGGCGTTGCAGGCGGCCTGCATCCGTTCGTTGAGACGGGAGTTAGCGGCGACGCCGCCGGCAAGCAGGACGCGGCGCGCGCCGTTCGCCGTCGCGGCCCGGATGGTCTTTTCGACGAGCACATCGACGATGGCTTCCTGGACGGACGCCGCCCAGTCCTGCGGCGCGACATCGGCATTGGCGGGATCGGCGACGGCGTTGGCGACGGCGGTTTTGAGGCCGCTGAAGGAGAAGTCGAAGGAATCCGCGCCGAGTCGCGCGCGCGGCAATTTGACGGCCTGGGTGTTTCCGTGCAGCTCGCGGGCCATCTTGTCGATCAGGACGCCGCCGGGATAGGGGACGCCGAGCAGGCGGGCGCTCTTATCGAACGCCTCGCCGGCGGCGTCGTCGCGCGTGCGTCCGATAATTTGATAGTCGCCGTGGCCGCGCACCAGAAAGATCTCGGTGTGGCCGCCGGACACGACGAGGCAGACGACCGGGAATTCGATCCGGGGATCGACCAGCCAGTTGGCGTAGATATGGGCTTCGATATGATGCACCCCAACCAGCGGGATGCGCAGGGCGTAGGCGAGCGCCTTGGCCGCCGATACGCCCACGAGCAGCGCGCCGAGCAGTCCAGGGCGGTTCGCGACGGCGATGGCGTCGATGTCCTGGAACGCGGCGCCCGCGACGCTCAACCCTTCGGCGATGACGGCGTTCATCTGCTCCAGGTGCTGGCGTGAGGCGACTTCCGGCACGACGCCGCCGGTCTTGGCGTGCAGGTCCGCCTGCGAGGCGATGATGCTGCTGCGCACGTCCGAGCCGTCGCGGACGACGGCGACCGACGTTTCGTCGCAGGAGGTTTCAATTCCGAGGATATTCATGGTGTGTTCGCCGCCGCATTCCCCCATCTCATCGATTGGCGATCTCCATGCAGCGTCGGATATGCTCGCGGTAAGCCGGGGTCGCCATGTCGTCGAGCCACATGATCACGGCGTTTTCTTGATTGTCGCTATAGTAGTTCTTACGCACGGAGACGTCTTTGAAGCCGTGCTTGACATAAAGGTTGTGCGCAATGACGTTGCGCTCGCGCACTTCCAGGGTGGCGCGCTCCGTGCCGCGATCGATCCCGTACTCCAGCAGGCTGAGCAGCAGGCGTTCGCCGATCCGTCGCCGCCGCGCCGATGGGTCCACGGCGATATTCGTGAAGTGCGCCTCGTCCATGATGATCCACATGCCGCCGTATCCGACGAGGGTCCCATCGCGGTCCCTGGCGACCAGATAATGCGCGACGGTATTCCCAATTTCGGTGGCGTACGCGTTGTGGCTCCAAGGAAGCGCGTTGCTGCGGCGCTCCAGCCGGGCGACTTCGTCGATATCCGCCATGACCATGCGCGTGATGGCGATGGGTCCAAATCCCGTCGGCGCCTCATTCTCGTAAAGGATGTCGTTCATGAATTGTGCGTGGAGGAAGAAGGCGAGGGGACGGTGTCCGATCCCTCGATCCACTGCGCGCCGCCGTCAAAATGTTCTTTTTTCCAGATCGGAACCGTCGTCTTTAAGCTGTCCATCAGCCAGCGGCACGCCTCAAACGCCTCCGCTCGATGAGCCGACGCGACCGCGATCGTGATGCTGCGCTCTCCGACCGCGACCTTGCCCAATCGATGCGCGATGGCGCACGTCACGCCCCAGCGCTCACCGGCTTCCTCGGCAATCGCGCGCAGCTGCTTCTCCGCCAGAGGCCGGTAAGCCTCATATTCCAAATGCGTCACCCTGCGGCCCCGCGTGCTTCCGCGCACCGTGCCGGAAAACGTCACCAGCGCGCCCCGCTCCGGATCCTGAAGCCGCGCGCCCAGTTCGCCCACATCCTGCAATGGATCGTCGGAAAGAAAAACAATCGCCATGCGCTACCCTCCGCTCATCGGGGGCAGAAACGCGACTTCATCGCCATCGCGCAAAATCGTCCGATCGTCGGCAAACTCCGCATTCACCGCCACGCGCCCCGCCGGCAGCCGCGCGGCCAGCGCCGGAAACGTCGCGGCTAAAGTTTCGGCGCAGCCGGCCGCCGTCACGCCCTCAGGCAGATCGAGGCGCAGGTTATCCGTCCCGGCGGCGTCCTGATAACTGGCGAATAGGAGAACGGTGACTTGCATAGGAACGATTTCTGATACTTTCGTGGGCCTGAGTTCTACCTACCCCGGCGCTTTGCGCTCCCATGGCAAACCCACCCCGGCCCTTCGGGCCACCCCTCCCTCGGGCGGGAAGGGTAAGTAAGATTGCCTCTTACGGTGGGCGCCTGCGAACACACGCTCTGAAATAACCCTTCCCGTCGGCGGAGGGGTGGCGCGAAGCGCCGGGGTGGGTTTGCCCCGAAACGCCCGCAGATTACTGATAAGGCGTCATCCGGATCTGACCGATTTCATAGTCCTTCGTGAGGGAGACAAACTGTGTCACGGCGCGCACTTCGAGCGGCGCGTCGTCCACCAGCACTTTCACTTTGGGGAAGATCTTATCGGTGACCGACACGCGCGCGGCGTGGTTTTTGTTTATCATACCCAGCGCGGCGGATTTTTCGGATGACAGACGCATGAGGTCGGCGTGGATGCGGCCTTTGCGGATGGCGGCGACCCAAAGGCGCACGCGGTCTTCGATGGGAAGCTCATCGCCCCGTTCCTCGACCGGAAGGAGTTCATCGCGCAGGCGCTGGCATTCGCCCAGCAGGCGGACATCGCGCTCGGCGCGGGCGCGGATGGCGTCGACGCGGTCCATCAAGTGTTTGTTGTGGCCGGCGATCAGCACCGTGGGGATGCCGGAGAGGGAGCCGGCGCTTTTGGCTTCGACAATCTCGTGGCCGTAGCAGGAGCCGCCCATTACGGAGCCTCGAACGATGATGCTCCCGCCTGCTTCCAGAAATGAGTGCACGGAGCTTTCCTGAATGGCGATGCTGCCGCGCAGGGCTTCCACATGCGCGCCTTGCAGGAACTTACAGGAGATGCGGCCGTGCGACGAGCGCGCCGAGCCGAGAAAGCCGCCGGTGACGACGATATCGCCGCCGGCGTCCAGCACGGCGGCTTCCACGTCTCCGAAGATATGGATCGAT from Capsulimonas corticalis harbors:
- a CDS encoding M56 family metallopeptidase — its product is MAGDWTAHFAPVMQVWAATMLRASVQGGALILVVWALCRFAPRIPASARCWLWWLASAKLLISLCCVGGVALPLLPGGTHAPKAAAPITKLFQPLRPQSGDSPPPLQSNNSVTAFAAPPAAPLSHAPKHVPPFSWVPQALFAGWALGATAMLIGNMCGWLRVRGALRRAVAIAPDQTQVEASTLARQMGYRAAIAVRESADCPSPFVAGLWRPVLIAPAGFTRNLSESERRMALAHEIAHLQRRDLLLGIIPTLARALFFFHPLLWLAAREYDAAREEACDAAAIAATQLDAVQYGRLLLKVMSAGAAAPSAALGIRPAYHAAKRRLLHVARPGWDTNRASVRLAAAALCGAGMCAALPIHVTARTQAAPRFKRDSAALPLRYVLQDLGPVGTSAAIRFAINDKGQVAGARDERALLWDNGHETPIGAIGRYHYGAALAINNAGAVAATYYNYDNYPHTLLWQDGEKSPALPARYRYNEPHGVNDLGWVVGSIRAGGHDAQGGLMTQAFLCANGQTQILGTLGGDHSMAYGVNDSGQVVGKADLARTYLERTAHGFTRPTHAFLWQNGVMQDLGTLGGDNSLACAVNQRGQAVGYSSTDDGTVHACFWDNGQAIDLGTLPGHDNSEARAVNDLGVAVGQSGVNADVTPPRAVLWSDGRVVDLNGAVTNAPQWTLQCADGVNNAGQIVGKGLVGGVTHAFVLTPQTAVSPISPVSARR
- a CDS encoding BlaI/MecI/CopY family transcriptional regulator: MMKPPMLGDQELEVLRYITDHSPISVRDVAVQFGEPLGLARTTILTVMERLRKKGFLTRTKSGGSFEYAPAVGKQDLMQNLVHDFVSRTLGGSLTPFVAYLSENQNLNEEEVADLQKLLDAMQAKKG
- a CDS encoding DUF6582 domain-containing protein yields the protein MSEKSTAIDRREDVNPDEGVREYGDVEFADTKNHKYPIDTEKHIRAAWSYINHKDNASKYDADEVETIKRRIKAAAKKKDVEIESE
- a CDS encoding polysaccharide deacetylase family protein, whose product is MFIGLLMASTLMTVSPPAPRLASVSPQIITHGARTHKWVVLSFDACETRKPAGYDAKIIDILTRTHTPATLFLGGHWMETHPAQARMLAANPLFEIGDHSYLHPHMTKISTAQMDDDLRKTQAVHQNLTGRQARLFRPPYGEYDASVIQEAARFGMKSVTWEVVTGDPDKHVTAPNIVRTVLARTKPGSIVIMHVNGRGWHTAEALPAVIAGLKKKGYSFARLSETLE
- a CDS encoding GNAT family N-acetyltransferase produces the protein MSMFTFSEFPEIETPRLRLRETQPSDAEDILQILSQPEVVRFYNIGPLTKIEEAQALVKRRNVAYTEGTRIRWAIVLNETNRVVGSCGYGYADSESRQAEIGYELDPAHWGHGLMREALTAMLDFGFKTIHLNRIEALVVPQNTASRNLLSRLGFQEEGLLRERGFWKGAYHDLALYALLRRDWSLLP
- the cax gene encoding calcium/proton exchanger encodes the protein MTTISSRDRTIALVAVAATIASGIAISVHANPVLLFVITAVALAMLASMVGSATEQLGGKLGPGATGVLQSALGNLPELFICIFALRQGLVTVVQSALIGSILANSLLVLGLAFLAGGLKNGAQKFGKQQPRMIASLMLLAVSGLMIPTLAHTLHTAAGRHPDTLSIAAAIVLLIVFLVSLPVSIKGGPLTPADCEPCAEETPDAWPMWLSIVTLLAAGVGAAFVSDWFVEALKPAIRILHLSEAFTGLVLVAIAGNAVENVVGIQLAIKNRMDFAVSVILNSSLQVSLGLIPVLVLLSFFLGGAHLTLVLTPLLIAVLALAAIVTTVVVYDGESIWLEGAALIGLYVIIAAAFWWG
- the tsaD gene encoding tRNA (adenosine(37)-N6)-threonylcarbamoyltransferase complex transferase subunit TsaD, which translates into the protein MNILGIETSCDETSVAVVRDGSDVRSSIIASQADLHAKTGGVVPEVASRQHLEQMNAVIAEGLSVAGAAFQDIDAIAVANRPGLLGALLVGVSAAKALAYALRIPLVGVHHIEAHIYANWLVDPRIEFPVVCLVVSGGHTEIFLVRGHGDYQIIGRTRDDAAGEAFDKSARLLGVPYPGGVLIDKMARELHGNTQAVKLPRARLGADSFDFSFSGLKTAVANAVADPANADVAPQDWAASVQEAIVDVLVEKTIRAATANGARRVLLAGGVAANSRLNERMQAACNAAGLPMTAPPPVYCTDNAAMITCAGYYHLLAGRRDTLELDTLSSERLA
- the rimI gene encoding ribosomal protein S18-alanine N-acetyltransferase, whose amino-acid sequence is MNDILYENEAPTGFGPIAITRMVMADIDEVARLERRSNALPWSHNAYATEIGNTVAHYLVARDRDGTLVGYGGMWIIMDEAHFTNIAVDPSARRRRIGERLLLSLLEYGIDRGTERATLEVRERNVIAHNLYVKHGFKDVSVRKNYYSDNQENAVIMWLDDMATPAYREHIRRCMEIANR
- a CDS encoding molybdenum cofactor biosynthesis protein MoaE; the protein is MAIVFLSDDPLQDVGELGARLQDPERGALVTFSGTVRGSTRGRRVTHLEYEAYRPLAEKQLRAIAEEAGERWGVTCAIAHRLGKVAVGERSITIAVASAHRAEAFEACRWLMDSLKTTVPIWKKEHFDGGAQWIEGSDTVPSPSSSTHNS
- the moaD gene encoding molybdopterin converting factor subunit 1, with the translated sequence MQVTVLLFASYQDAAGTDNLRLDLPEGVTAAGCAETLAATFPALAARLPAGRVAVNAEFADDRTILRDGDEVAFLPPMSGG
- a CDS encoding FapA family protein; amino-acid sequence: MEKSLVVQGKSIEAVLERAALLLHCEPRRVAHEVLQEGNPARGVLFKLRVTEVAPSVADLTNEEDDGLEFGAPMPWLAGALAPLMPDAFCKALDEAFNKALEEQPTHTVSAPPPVSDQPVREIAGGVGPATGNVTHSGDVRIHGDVAKGMRIKASGSIHIFGDVEAAVLDAGGDIVVTGGFLGSARSSHGRISCKFLQGAHVEALRGSIAIQESSVHSFLEAGGSIIVRGSVMGGSCYGHEIVEAKSAGSLSGIPTVLIAGHNKHLMDRVDAIRARAERDVRLLGECQRLRDELLPVEERGDELPIEDRVRLWVAAIRKGRIHADLMRLSSEKSAALGMINKNHAARVSVTDKIFPKVKVLVDDAPLEVRAVTQFVSLTKDYEIGQIRMTPYQ